Proteins from a genomic interval of Alosa alosa isolate M-15738 ecotype Scorff River chromosome 8, AALO_Geno_1.1, whole genome shotgun sequence:
- the LOC125299311 gene encoding grainyhead-like protein 1 homolog yields the protein MTQEHGKERTVLVLHGESPACVAQRQPGLVDEDEAWRSFLENPLTAASKAMMSINGDEDSAAALSLLYDYYKVPKDKISKAGKIEADGASNLTDLVSFQKPTQSMATLRTVPLGGLPHLSPLSWEKGSAFHPFDSPHGIPSTYLLSQEGASQSLPVGDPAAQGSRSEAVAFSPSYSPLGLRAQAQTPDSTYTEGLAGESQAAYHSEDLHPHVSSVSPGGYSHVSMLDSHQFEYTLEAPRSTSQKTSSGVMSYINKGHFYPISLRCQSKGKSGPQPNTIVRSVVMVVFHDKCVEDQLRSWKFWHSRQPSAKQHCIDIADYKESVSTVANIEEISFNAISFTWNTKDEPRIYVSVNCLSTDFSPQKGVKGLPLNLQIDTYSCSNHGDQLPLHRAYCQIKVFCDKGAERKIRDEERKVLRRKGRGQDSASTKTGGIGTLQLNPLDITVFKPMSDMVTMPVLFIPEAHFAAHQQHGTPVEEGDESVAATRSPYSAEEFGFAPSKRARRDEPERVLLYVRQETDEVFDAVLLQTPTLFGLLQAISDKFHLPVEKVSKVYKKCKKGIVVNMDDNIVQHYSNEDTFQMDLKEDRGAFSLMLTEI from the exons ATGACACAGGAGCATGGCAA AGAGAGGACAGTGCTGGTGCTCCACGGAGAGTCCCCGGCCTGCGTTGCCCAGCGTCAGCCGGGGTTGGTGGACGAGGACGAGGCCTGGAGGTCCTTCCTGGAGAATCCCTTAACTGCCGCGTCCAAAGCCATGATGAGCATCAATGGGGATGAAGACAGTGCAGCTGCCCTCAGCCTTCTCTACGACTACTACAAG GTGCCAAAGGATAAGATCTCCAAAGCTGGCAAAATTGAAGCAGATGGCGCTAGCAATCTAAC agATCTGGTATCATTTCAAAAGCCCACCCAGTCCATGGCCACCCTCAGGACTGTGCCCCTCGGCGGCCTCCCCCACCTCAGCCCTCTCAGCTGGGAGAAAGGCTCGGCCTTCCACCCCTTCGACTCCCCACATGGGATCCCGTCCACGTACCTGCTGAGCCAAGAGGGGGCGTCCCAGTCTCTGCCTGTGGGGGACCCTGCTGCCCAGGGCTCCCGGTCAGAGGCCGTGGCGTTCAGCCCCAGCTACAGCCCCCTTGGCCTCCGAGCGCAGGCCCAGACGCCAGACTCCACATACACAGAGGGACTCGCAGGGGAG AGCCAGGCTGCCTATCATTCTGAGGATCTGCACCCACACGTCTCCTCCGTCTCTCCTGGGGGCTACTCTCACGTCAGCATGCTGGACAG TCACCAGTTCGAGTACACACTGGAGGCCCCTCGCTCCACGTCACAGAAGACCAGCAGTGGTGTGATGAGCTACATCAACAAGGGCCACTTCTACCCCATCAGCCTCCGCTGTCAGAGCAAGGGCAAGAGCGGGCCCCAGCCCAACACCATTGTGCGG AGTGTTGTGATGGTGGTGTTCCATGACAAGTGTGTGGAGGACCAGCTTAGGTCGTGGAAGTTCTGGCACAGCAGACAGCCCTCAGCGAAACAGCACTGCATTGACATCG CTGACTACAAGGAGAGTGTCAGCACTGTGGCCAATATTGAAGAGATTTCCTTCAATGCTATTTCCTTCACGTGGAACACCAAGGATGAGCCAAGA ATCTATGTCTCCGTTAACTGCCTGAGCACAGACTTCTCCCCCCAGAAGGGAGTGAAGGGCCTCCCCCTCAACCTGCAGATTGATACCTACAGCTGCAGTAACCACGGCGACCAGCTCCCGCTGCACCGTGCCTACTGCCAGATTAAGGTGTTCTGCGACAAGGGGGCTGAACGCAAGATCCGCGACGAGGAACGCAAGGTGCTGCGCCGCAAGGGCCGAGGCCAGGACAGCGCCAGCACAAAGACAG GTGGCATAGGCACCTTGCAACTGAACCCTCTTGACATCACAGTGTTCAAACCCATGAGTGACATGGTGACGATGCCAGTGCTGTTCATCCCGGAGGCGCACTTTGCTGCCCATCAGCAACAt GGAACTCCCGTGGAGGAGGGAGACGAAag TGTGGCAGCGACGCGGTCGCCCTACTCAGCAGAGGAGTTTGGCTTCGCTCCCAGCAAGCGAGCAAGGCGCGACGAACCCGAGAGAG TCCTGCTGTACGTGCGTCAGGAGACAGACGAGGTGTTTGATGCCGTGTTGCTGCAGACGCCCACTCTGTTCGGCCTGCTGCAAGCA